The following proteins are co-located in the Flammeovirga kamogawensis genome:
- a CDS encoding exonuclease domain-containing protein, translating to MSNFIAIDFETANAKRTSACSIGIAIVENNEVVETQHHLIKPLPDYYVDMNIGIHGITPEMTRNSPTFDIRWEELNALLTKYPLIAHNAAFDLSVLRQTLAAYHMPSPDLDYFCSLVMSRKALPHLNSFKLNALSDYFGIQLDHHNAESDAKAAALIAIRMQEHHTVNSLYELSDKLGTKIGKLKSNGTYSAFGTGRPVKKVKQYEFTAPKNPQPNHRFYNKHVVFTGRLSHLTRKQAMQQVVSIGGHVLPDTLTPQTDFLVVGAQDFKKYGEGFISSKMKNAELYIKQGYPLFIMGENEFLLSVED from the coding sequence ATGAGTAATTTTATTGCAATTGATTTTGAAACGGCAAATGCCAAAAGAACTTCAGCCTGTTCAATCGGTATTGCTATTGTAGAAAACAATGAAGTAGTGGAAACTCAACATCATTTAATTAAACCTCTACCCGATTATTATGTTGATATGAATATTGGTATTCACGGAATTACACCAGAGATGACGCGTAATTCTCCAACGTTCGATATTCGATGGGAAGAACTGAATGCTTTACTTACAAAGTATCCTTTAATTGCTCATAATGCTGCTTTTGATTTAAGTGTTTTACGCCAAACGTTGGCTGCTTATCATATGCCTTCTCCTGATTTAGATTATTTCTGTTCTTTGGTAATGTCTCGAAAAGCGTTACCTCACCTAAATAGTTTTAAATTAAATGCTTTATCAGATTATTTTGGTATACAACTAGATCATCATAATGCTGAAAGTGATGCCAAAGCAGCGGCTTTGATTGCAATTAGAATGCAAGAACACCATACTGTAAATTCTCTTTATGAGCTTTCGGATAAACTAGGTACCAAAATAGGAAAGTTGAAAAGTAATGGTACTTATTCTGCTTTTGGAACAGGCAGACCTGTAAAAAAAGTAAAGCAATATGAATTTACTGCACCTAAAAACCCACAACCTAATCATAGATTTTACAATAAACATGTAGTTTTTACAGGAAGGTTAAGTCATCTTACTCGCAAACAAGCAATGCAGCAAGTTGTATCAATTGGCGGACATGTGTTGCCAGACACCTTAACTCCTCAAACAGATTTCCTAGTTGTAGGTGCACAAGATTTTAAAAAATATGGAGAAGGATTCATTTCTTCTAAAATGAAAAATGCAGAGCTCTATATTAAACAAGGTTATCCTTTGTTCATTATGGGAGAAAATGAATTTTTATTAAGTGTTGAAGATTGA
- the rpmI gene encoding 50S ribosomal protein L35, whose protein sequence is MPKVKTKSGAKKRFKLSGTGKIRRKHAYKSHILTKKTTKQKRNLTLMGEVDKADIVNVKKMLWL, encoded by the coding sequence ATGCCAAAGGTTAAAACTAAATCTGGAGCGAAAAAACGTTTCAAGTTGTCAGGAACTGGCAAGATCAGAAGAAAGCACGCTTACAAAAGTCACATCTTAACTAAGAAGACGACTAAACAAAAGCGTAACCTAACTTTGATGGGTGAGGTGGACAAGGCTGATATTGTGAACGTGAAAAAAATGCTTTGGTTATAA
- the rplT gene encoding 50S ribosomal protein L20 codes for MPRSVNSVASRARRKRILKFSKGFYGARRNVWTVAKNTVEKGWGYAYIGRKQKKRNFRGLWIQRINAATRMYGDMSYSVFMGNLHKSGVELNRKVLADLAMNHPEAFKAVIEKVK; via the coding sequence ATGCCTAGATCGGTCAACTCCGTAGCGTCTCGCGCTAGAAGAAAAAGAATCCTTAAGTTCTCAAAAGGTTTTTACGGTGCTCGTAGAAATGTTTGGACTGTTGCTAAAAACACTGTTGAAAAAGGGTGGGGTTATGCATACATTGGTCGTAAACAAAAGAAAAGAAATTTCCGTGGTTTATGGATTCAACGTATCAACGCTGCTACTCGTATGTACGGTGATATGTCGTATTCAGTATTCATGGGTAACCTTCATAAATCAGGTGTTGAATTGAACCGTAAGGTTCTTGCAGACCTTGCTATGAATCACCCTGAAGCATTCAAAGCAGTAATCGAGAAAGTTAAGTAA
- a CDS encoding acetate/propionate family kinase has protein sequence MKILILNSGSSSIKFQLIDMPSEKVIGKGLVEKIGLSDASITVKNSKDQKEVIRLNIPNHSKGIEFLLSIITDEKLDILQSLDDLSAVGHRIVHGGQSFSKSVLVNDDVMHGIESCVELAPLHNPANIKGIQAIEAAIPNIPQVAVFDTAFHHTIPENRAVYALPIEYYKKYGLRKYGFHGTSHQYVTLRAKEIYGDDRTSKIITCHLGNGSSLAAILDGKSVETSMGFSPTDGLMMGTRCGAIDPSTIPFIADHEHLEISDLSDLINKKSGLLGISGVSSDYRDVSEAAKKGNKDAELALSMFHYDVKKYIGTYMASLGGVDSIIFTGGIGENAKVARKAICSGLEVFGIEIDDTKNDAVMGIEADISTDSSKVRICVIPTDEEVMIARDTFNIVTDAKK, from the coding sequence GTGAAAATTCTCATACTTAACTCTGGAAGTTCTTCTATAAAGTTCCAATTAATTGACATGCCTTCTGAAAAAGTGATAGGTAAAGGGTTGGTTGAAAAAATAGGACTTTCAGACGCTTCAATAACAGTTAAAAATAGCAAAGACCAGAAAGAAGTAATTAGGCTAAATATTCCAAATCATTCAAAAGGTATTGAATTTTTATTGAGTATTATTACTGATGAAAAACTTGATATTCTTCAAAGCCTTGATGACCTATCTGCTGTTGGACATAGAATTGTACATGGTGGACAGTCATTTTCTAAGAGTGTTTTAGTGAATGATGATGTAATGCACGGTATAGAATCTTGTGTTGAGTTAGCTCCATTACATAATCCTGCCAATATTAAAGGTATTCAAGCTATTGAAGCTGCAATTCCAAATATTCCTCAGGTAGCTGTATTCGATACTGCTTTCCATCATACTATTCCTGAAAACAGAGCAGTTTATGCATTACCAATTGAATACTATAAAAAGTATGGCTTGCGTAAATATGGTTTCCATGGTACTAGTCATCAATATGTTACTCTTCGTGCCAAAGAAATTTATGGCGACGATAGAACATCAAAAATAATAACTTGTCACTTAGGAAACGGTAGTTCTTTAGCGGCCATTTTAGACGGTAAATCTGTAGAAACATCTATGGGTTTCTCTCCTACAGATGGTTTAATGATGGGTACGCGTTGTGGTGCTATCGATCCAAGTACAATTCCTTTTATTGCTGATCATGAGCATTTAGAAATTTCTGATCTATCAGATCTTATCAATAAAAAATCTGGTTTACTAGGTATTTCTGGAGTCTCGTCTGATTACAGAGATGTATCTGAAGCAGCTAAAAAAGGAAATAAAGATGCCGAACTTGCATTAAGCATGTTCCATTACGATGTAAAAAAATACATTGGTACATATATGGCTTCTTTAGGTGGTGTTGATAGCATTATTTTCACTGGTGGAATTGGTGAAAACGCAAAAGTTGCTCGTAAAGCAATTTGTAGCGGATTAGAAGTTTTCGGCATCGAGATTGATGACACTAAAAATGATGCTGTCATGGGCATTGAAGCTGATATCAGTACAGATTCTTCTAAAGTTAGAATTTGTGTAATTCCAACAGATGAAGAAGTGATGATTGCTAGAGATACTTTCAATATCGTAACTGACGCTAAAAAATAA
- a CDS encoding alpha/beta fold hydrolase, which translates to MNSKKLNQIKTYTPYDVGYFNTTDGQEIYFEQSGHPMGVPVLYLHGGPGAGLGNDYRELFSSFSNIRLIGIDQRGAGKSKPLGTLKNNTIHHLIADIEYLREYLHVSSWYIFGGSWGSTLALAYSVQFPQHIRGLNLWGIFYCQKKEIEWLFHTTAPLMYPDIFSDLNHGINHSSLKELLEIYYIYLHQENTEREFATRWLLWEAFTAEHPHPIYDEFDDWNATNEAIACAKIEHHYFSNTPLRINQEDDLESAVKKANFQFPIYITHGRNDLVTPAASAISLKNNTLNSKMNILDNCGHSLIHVGMRNSIHHFAKELLEKYN; encoded by the coding sequence ATGAACTCGAAGAAATTAAACCAAATTAAGACGTACACACCATATGATGTTGGGTATTTTAACACAACAGATGGTCAAGAAATATATTTTGAGCAATCGGGACATCCAATGGGTGTCCCTGTATTGTATCTACACGGTGGGCCAGGTGCAGGTTTAGGTAACGATTATAGAGAACTTTTTTCTTCATTTTCTAATATCCGCTTAATTGGAATAGATCAAAGAGGTGCCGGTAAAAGTAAACCCCTTGGCACTTTAAAAAACAACACCATCCACCACCTCATTGCTGATATTGAATATCTTAGAGAATATTTGCACGTTTCCTCTTGGTATATTTTTGGAGGAAGTTGGGGTTCTACTCTTGCTCTAGCATATAGTGTGCAATTCCCTCAACACATAAGAGGGCTTAATCTTTGGGGTATTTTCTATTGTCAAAAAAAAGAAATTGAATGGCTCTTCCACACAACAGCACCATTAATGTACCCAGATATTTTTTCAGATTTAAATCATGGTATTAACCATTCTTCTTTAAAAGAGTTATTAGAAATATATTATATCTATTTACATCAGGAAAATACTGAAAGAGAATTTGCTACTAGGTGGTTACTTTGGGAAGCTTTTACAGCTGAACACCCCCATCCTATCTATGATGAGTTTGATGATTGGAATGCTACCAATGAAGCAATTGCTTGTGCTAAAATTGAACATCACTATTTTAGCAACACCCCTTTAAGAATTAATCAAGAAGATGATCTAGAAAGTGCAGTAAAAAAAGCAAACTTTCAATTTCCTATTTACATTACCCACGGCAGAAATGATCTTGTTACCCCAGCTGCATCAGCTATTAGCTTAAAAAATAATACACTAAATAGTAAAATGAATATTCTAGATAATTGTGGGCATTCTTTAATTCACGTAGGTATGCGGAACAGCATCCATCATTTTGCAAAAGAACTTTTAGAAAAGTATAATTAA
- the infC gene encoding translation initiation factor IF-3, whose amino-acid sequence MARDSHRTNHQIRVREVRLVGDNVENGVYSKDEALRKADELGLDLVEISPNAKPPVCKITDYSKFKYEQKKREKELKAKASKTVVKEIRFGPNTDKHDLDFKTKHAIKFLNEGNKVKAYVHFHGRTIIYKDRGKQLLKDFAVNIQEYGKVEGTMRIEGRRMIMFISPNAPKK is encoded by the coding sequence ATGGCAAGAGACTCTCATAGAACCAACCACCAAATCAGAGTCAGAGAAGTTCGATTAGTTGGTGATAATGTAGAAAACGGAGTATATTCAAAAGATGAAGCACTTCGTAAAGCAGATGAATTAGGATTAGATCTGGTAGAAATTTCTCCAAACGCTAAACCTCCTGTTTGCAAAATCACAGACTACTCTAAGTTCAAGTACGAACAAAAGAAAAGAGAAAAAGAACTTAAGGCGAAAGCCTCTAAAACTGTTGTTAAGGAGATTCGTTTTGGTCCGAATACGGATAAGCACGATTTGGACTTTAAAACTAAGCACGCAATCAAATTCCTTAATGAAGGAAACAAAGTGAAAGCATATGTGCATTTCCATGGTCGTACGATTATTTACAAAGATAGAGGTAAGCAGTTACTTAAAGACTTTGCTGTAAATATCCAAGAATATGGTAAAGTTGAAGGTACAATGCGTATCGAAGGACGTAGAATGATCATGTTTATTTCTCCAAACGCTCCAAAAAAGTAA
- a CDS encoding phosphoribosyl-AMP cyclohydrolase — MNKKVLEEGTAIDIQFDKRGGLVPVIVQDVDSMEIVMQGWCNKLALDTTLELGKATFWSTSRNELWTKGMTSGDYLEIVDILTDCDQDSLLYKVKMVGSGACHTKNSSGKARKSCFYRKIENNNLKNIDK, encoded by the coding sequence ATGAATAAGAAAGTATTAGAAGAAGGAACTGCTATTGATATTCAATTTGATAAAAGAGGTGGTCTGGTACCTGTTATCGTACAAGATGTAGATTCTATGGAAATAGTTATGCAAGGCTGGTGTAATAAATTAGCACTTGATACTACATTAGAGTTAGGCAAAGCAACTTTTTGGAGCACATCTAGGAATGAATTATGGACCAAAGGTATGACCTCTGGAGATTACCTAGAAATTGTAGATATATTAACGGATTGTGATCAAGATTCACTTCTATATAAAGTAAAAATGGTCGGTAGTGGAGCCTGTCATACTAAAAATTCAAGCGGAAAAGCTCGTAAATCTTGTTTTTATAGAAAAATTGAGAATAATAATTTAAAAAATATAGATAAATAA
- a CDS encoding 7TM-DISM domain-containing protein — translation MISLCSVASVNEHTLTLSPKVPYVNAASKTYFYIDQSNTLQFDQISSPKFSKFTAWNNTTNVSFEYGKHTYWVRFDLENENKQMSPDWLLEINYAPLDEVEFFAVKNEKLIDHVLTGDHVDFKNRPLQHHNFIFPVKVEGSGITTIYMRVKTDGSVKIPLRMYRPWKFAEINSKYEVGYGLFFGILLMMAVLGVITYIPTKDISYLLFPIPIIAKILFTFSLSGHTFQFLFPTNTFLANKITPLSIGIWMVGISLFNFYFLKTIKIGLKTHRANMIGLAIGIIAMFGSLFLPYYTAIQIVTATSIPFTVLSLSLGIISLRNGYKFSRYYVASFTIYLGALLLFVGRMKGIVADNLLTSRILEYGDIIMVTLLFTALSKKYAIYRDQKKIAVERMLQVEAEAKATLEQKVVERTLELQEATAELEEKTEELETQANQLALKNEEITTQSEKLVVMNNNMVEKNEELEQQNEEILTQRDMVETKNTEIEKTAKRLNDSINYAKRIQNTILPSKQLLDSLLEEYFIMYQPKNTVSGDFYWAIENKKENKVIIVVADCTGHGVPGAMMSMIGDGYLQQIVRLRGITSPGKILVEMHTHLQNMLSSDDSNIKDGMDMGILVWDKAKNVVQFAGAHIPLVFVTQQKVFQLKGERLSLGSDNKKISIKEHIIPIKSPISFYLFSDGYQDQFGGDQDKKIGSKRLRELIHLLSSKPMAAQKNAFINFFEQWKNTNNNLSSQQLDDILLMGIKVSPIKK, via the coding sequence ATGATATCCTTATGTTCTGTTGCATCAGTTAATGAACACACGCTCACTTTATCCCCAAAAGTACCGTATGTAAATGCAGCAAGTAAAACCTATTTTTATATCGATCAATCAAACACTCTACAGTTTGATCAGATTTCGAGTCCTAAATTTTCGAAGTTCACTGCTTGGAATAATACGACAAACGTAAGTTTTGAATATGGAAAACACACCTATTGGGTAAGATTTGATCTCGAAAATGAGAACAAACAAATGAGCCCAGATTGGCTATTAGAAATTAACTATGCACCTTTAGATGAAGTAGAGTTTTTTGCTGTTAAAAACGAGAAACTGATAGATCATGTATTAACAGGAGATCATGTTGATTTTAAAAATCGACCACTTCAGCATCATAATTTTATTTTCCCTGTTAAGGTAGAAGGCTCTGGTATTACAACAATATACATGAGAGTAAAAACGGACGGTTCTGTTAAAATACCATTACGTATGTACCGCCCTTGGAAATTTGCAGAAATCAACTCAAAATATGAGGTTGGTTATGGCCTTTTCTTTGGTATTCTTTTAATGATGGCAGTGTTAGGTGTAATTACCTACATTCCTACCAAAGATATTAGCTACCTTCTTTTCCCGATTCCTATTATAGCAAAAATATTATTTACCTTTTCATTATCAGGGCATACCTTCCAATTTTTATTTCCTACAAATACATTTTTAGCAAATAAAATAACACCGCTCTCTATTGGCATCTGGATGGTTGGTATATCGTTGTTTAATTTCTACTTCTTAAAAACAATTAAGATAGGTCTTAAAACACACAGGGCCAATATGATTGGATTAGCTATTGGTATTATTGCAATGTTTGGTAGCTTATTTTTACCTTATTATACTGCAATACAAATTGTAACTGCTACTTCTATTCCTTTTACAGTTTTATCTCTTTCATTAGGTATTATTTCTTTAAGAAATGGATATAAATTCTCTAGATATTATGTGGCCTCTTTCACTATATATTTAGGCGCACTACTTCTTTTTGTAGGCAGAATGAAAGGTATTGTTGCCGATAATTTACTTACATCAAGAATATTAGAATACGGTGATATTATTATGGTGACCTTATTATTTACTGCTTTAAGTAAAAAATATGCCATTTACAGAGATCAGAAAAAAATAGCTGTAGAACGTATGTTACAAGTAGAAGCTGAAGCAAAGGCAACACTTGAGCAAAAAGTTGTGGAACGTACACTAGAACTACAAGAAGCTACAGCAGAATTAGAAGAAAAAACGGAAGAATTAGAAACACAAGCAAATCAACTTGCTTTAAAAAATGAAGAAATTACCACTCAATCTGAAAAACTTGTTGTGATGAACAATAATATGGTTGAGAAAAACGAAGAGTTAGAACAACAAAATGAAGAAATTCTAACACAACGTGACATGGTTGAAACAAAAAATACAGAAATAGAGAAAACGGCTAAAAGGTTAAATGATAGTATTAATTATGCCAAAAGAATACAAAATACTATACTTCCTTCCAAGCAACTTCTTGATTCTTTATTGGAAGAATATTTCATAATGTATCAACCAAAAAATACGGTTTCAGGTGATTTTTATTGGGCAATTGAAAATAAAAAAGAAAATAAAGTAATTATTGTTGTAGCAGATTGTACAGGGCATGGCGTTCCTGGTGCAATGATGTCTATGATTGGTGACGGTTACCTACAACAAATTGTACGTTTAAGAGGAATTACTTCTCCAGGTAAAATTTTAGTAGAAATGCATACCCATTTACAAAACATGCTATCTTCTGATGATTCTAACATCAAAGATGGAATGGATATGGGTATTTTGGTTTGGGATAAAGCAAAAAATGTTGTTCAGTTTGCTGGTGCTCATATTCCTTTGGTTTTTGTAACTCAACAGAAAGTATTCCAATTAAAAGGTGAACGATTAAGCTTAGGATCTGATAATAAAAAAATCTCTATAAAAGAGCACATCATTCCTATAAAATCTCCAATTAGTTTTTACCTCTTCTCTGATGGTTATCAAGATCAATTTGGTGGTGACCAAGATAAAAAAATTGGTAGTAAACGTCTTAGAGAACTGATACATTTACTTTCATCTAAACCAATGGCAGCTCAGAAAAACGCCTTTATAAACTTTTTTGAGCAATGGAAGAATACCAATAATAATTTGTCTTCTCAACAACTTGACGACATTCTATTAATGGGTATTAAAGTTTCACCAATCAAAAAATAG
- a CDS encoding ABC-F family ATP-binding cassette domain-containing protein — protein MLAISNVSFHFGSRTMYQNATLTVYPKNRIGIVGHNGAGKTTLLKLINGDHTPDEGQISMPKGCTIGFLNQDLLSYQTEDSILHVAMEAFGPVLKMQEQMEEILHEMETDYKEELVEKLADLQEKFEALDGYSIKSKAEAILAGLGFKNEELEQPLHSFSGGWRMRVMLGKLLLMKPDVLMLDEPTNHLDLPSIQWIENYLSSYEGAVLIVSHDREFLDRAINQTVEVSNGRLTSYSGNYSFYLEEKEVRAEHQKSEYENQQKKIKDTEKFIERFRSKASKAKQVQSRVKHLDRMDLIEDVRSDNPEINMDFKFQQQPGKVIAEITDFDKAYGNKVIFKNANVTLMRGDKVALIGANGKGKSTLLRLISGREDADRGSRKPGHNIITAFYAQHQLEDLVVENEILEELKQAGSEKTEQELRGILGCFLFHGDEIFKKIKVLSGGEKSRVALAKTLISEANFLMLDEPTNHLDIPSVNILIQALKQYLGTYLVVSHDRHFISKVANKIWYIEDTQLKEYPGTYLEWKEWKTRQNEEKALLEKLDNNGSTPKSKGKKAKKVVNIDLKDWQKKYKKAKSEMENAEEKVMELEEKKEEIESSLANPEIFGNPDKLAEVNAIYAQVKKDLDEVTETWEEWTMEVDELEEIKPN, from the coding sequence ATGTTAGCAATAAGTAATGTTTCCTTCCATTTTGGTAGTAGAACAATGTACCAAAATGCCACTTTAACTGTTTATCCCAAAAACAGAATAGGAATAGTAGGCCATAATGGTGCAGGCAAAACAACACTGCTTAAACTAATTAATGGTGATCACACTCCAGATGAAGGACAAATTTCCATGCCTAAAGGGTGTACAATTGGTTTTTTAAATCAAGATTTACTTTCATACCAAACCGAAGATTCTATTCTACATGTAGCAATGGAAGCTTTCGGACCTGTACTCAAAATGCAGGAACAAATGGAAGAGATCTTGCATGAAATGGAAACAGATTACAAAGAAGAGCTTGTTGAAAAACTAGCAGATCTTCAAGAAAAATTTGAAGCACTAGATGGTTATTCTATAAAATCTAAAGCTGAAGCTATTTTAGCTGGTCTTGGTTTTAAAAACGAAGAATTAGAACAACCTCTTCATAGTTTTTCTGGTGGATGGAGAATGCGTGTAATGTTAGGTAAATTACTTTTAATGAAACCTGATGTTCTAATGCTTGATGAACCTACCAACCACTTGGATTTACCTTCCATACAATGGATAGAAAATTACCTTTCTTCTTACGAAGGTGCTGTTCTTATAGTATCTCACGATAGAGAATTTTTAGATAGAGCAATTAACCAAACTGTTGAAGTTTCTAATGGTAGACTTACCTCCTATTCTGGTAATTATTCTTTCTATTTAGAAGAAAAAGAAGTACGTGCTGAACATCAAAAAAGTGAGTACGAAAATCAACAGAAGAAAATAAAAGACACTGAGAAATTTATTGAACGTTTTAGATCAAAAGCTTCTAAGGCCAAGCAAGTACAATCTCGTGTTAAACATTTGGATAGAATGGACCTTATTGAGGATGTACGCAGTGACAATCCTGAAATCAATATGGACTTTAAATTCCAACAACAACCTGGTAAAGTCATTGCTGAAATAACAGACTTTGACAAAGCTTATGGTAATAAAGTGATTTTTAAGAATGCCAATGTTACCTTAATGAGAGGTGATAAAGTTGCCTTAATTGGTGCAAATGGTAAAGGTAAATCTACTTTATTACGTTTAATAAGTGGTCGAGAAGACGCTGATAGAGGAAGTAGAAAACCAGGTCACAATATTATAACAGCTTTCTACGCTCAACATCAATTAGAAGATTTAGTAGTAGAAAATGAAATTCTTGAAGAACTAAAACAAGCTGGTTCTGAGAAAACAGAACAAGAATTAAGAGGTATTTTAGGTTGTTTCTTATTTCATGGTGATGAGATTTTCAAGAAAATCAAAGTACTTTCTGGTGGTGAAAAATCTAGAGTTGCATTAGCAAAAACATTGATTTCTGAAGCCAATTTCTTAATGCTTGATGAACCTACCAACCACCTTGATATTCCTTCTGTAAATATTCTTATCCAAGCACTAAAGCAATATTTGGGAACCTACTTAGTGGTATCTCACGATAGACACTTTATTTCTAAAGTTGCCAACAAAATTTGGTATATAGAAGATACACAACTTAAAGAATACCCAGGTACTTACTTGGAGTGGAAAGAATGGAAAACAAGACAAAATGAAGAAAAAGCGCTTCTAGAAAAACTTGATAATAATGGAAGTACTCCTAAATCTAAAGGTAAAAAAGCGAAGAAAGTAGTTAATATTGACCTAAAAGATTGGCAAAAGAAATACAAAAAAGCCAAGTCTGAAATGGAAAATGCCGAGGAAAAGGTAATGGAACTAGAAGAAAAGAAAGAAGAAATAGAAAGTTCATTAGCAAATCCTGAGATATTCGGAAATCCTGATAAATTAGCAGAAGTAAATGCTATATATGCTCAAGTTAAAAAAGATCTCGATGAGGTTACAGAGACTTGGGAAGAATGGACGATGGAAGTTGATGAACTCGAAGAAATTAAACCAAATTAA
- a CDS encoding MGMT family protein, which produces MSQQENNDKSSFFQDVWEVAKLIPKGRVTSYGAIGAYLGRKGSARMVGWAMNASHGDDTVPAHRVVNRKGLLTGKHHFDEKNPMQVQLEAEGIVVKDNQIQNMKAIYWDPSIELEL; this is translated from the coding sequence ATGAGTCAGCAGGAGAATAATGATAAGTCATCATTTTTCCAAGATGTATGGGAGGTGGCTAAATTAATTCCTAAAGGCAGAGTAACATCTTATGGTGCAATTGGTGCTTATTTAGGAAGAAAAGGTAGTGCTAGAATGGTAGGTTGGGCAATGAATGCTTCTCATGGCGACGATACTGTTCCTGCACATAGAGTGGTAAATAGAAAAGGCTTACTTACTGGTAAACATCATTTTGATGAAAAGAACCCAATGCAGGTTCAATTAGAAGCAGAAGGAATTGTTGTAAAAGATAATCAGATACAGAATATGAAAGCCATTTATTGGGATCCTTCAATAGAATTAGAGCTTTAA
- a CDS encoding S41 family peptidase codes for MFSLTSRKWQYILLFSLFSISCEKEENTVVPSTASNKEYLASLMDQWYLWYDQIPNINPDNYSTQNDMLVAMRYEKDKWSYIEDKAAYEAYYNSGQVTEGDQGAHGIYLKYYTENDLYIRYSYPGSSAANAGLSRGTKINQINGVDVSSLSSDEINASLGDNVIGVTNTFGITIPARMTYENGVEVISQPAKDTTIVIAKEAVVINPILHSEIITTPNNVKVGHVVFKSFIEPAVEPLNNLFADFKAKGVSEVVLDMRYNGGGRVSIASQLASILAPSSAKGKDLFRYRHNDKQLDQNEDEVVEIGESNLNLDRLFILTTDGTASSSELMINGLKPFMDIQVIGLNTYGKPVGSYGFENNGFIYSVISLKILNANDEGEYFDGLPTNQDAEDNVLFHWGDIREPMLHQALYMIQNGSYDQSASTARMRFDEVSEMKNKSFKLKEDREIVFDQILEIK; via the coding sequence ATGTTCTCACTAACTTCAAGAAAATGGCAGTATATATTGCTATTTAGCCTATTCTCAATTTCATGTGAAAAAGAAGAGAATACAGTAGTCCCATCAACTGCATCGAATAAAGAATACTTGGCCAGTTTAATGGATCAATGGTATTTATGGTATGATCAAATTCCAAATATCAACCCTGATAACTATAGCACACAAAATGATATGCTTGTGGCAATGCGTTATGAAAAAGATAAATGGAGTTATATAGAAGATAAAGCGGCCTATGAAGCCTACTATAATTCAGGTCAAGTAACAGAAGGAGACCAAGGTGCACATGGTATTTATTTAAAATACTATACAGAAAATGATCTATACATCAGGTATTCTTATCCTGGATCTAGTGCTGCTAATGCGGGTTTGTCGAGGGGTACTAAAATTAATCAAATTAATGGAGTAGATGTATCCTCTCTTTCTTCTGATGAGATAAATGCTTCTTTAGGAGATAATGTAATTGGTGTTACGAATACTTTTGGGATAACAATACCAGCTCGTATGACCTATGAGAATGGTGTTGAGGTCATTTCTCAACCTGCAAAAGATACGACTATTGTTATTGCTAAAGAAGCTGTAGTTATTAATCCAATTCTTCATTCAGAAATAATTACAACACCTAACAATGTAAAAGTGGGGCATGTGGTTTTTAAATCATTTATTGAACCTGCAGTAGAACCTTTAAATAATTTATTTGCTGATTTTAAAGCAAAAGGTGTATCAGAAGTGGTGTTAGATATGCGTTATAATGGTGGAGGTAGAGTAAGTATTGCTTCTCAGTTGGCAAGTATACTTGCTCCTTCGTCTGCAAAAGGTAAAGATTTATTTAGATATAGACATAATGATAAACAACTCGATCAAAATGAAGATGAAGTAGTAGAGATAGGAGAGAGCAACTTAAATTTAGATAGATTGTTTATTTTAACTACAGACGGTACAGCGTCTTCTAGTGAATTAATGATTAATGGTTTGAAACCTTTCATGGATATTCAAGTAATAGGTCTGAATACGTATGGGAAACCTGTCGGGAGTTATGGTTTTGAGAACAATGGTTTTATTTATTCTGTGATTTCTTTAAAGATTCTAAATGCAAATGATGAAGGAGAATATTTTGATGGCCTTCCTACAAATCAAGATGCAGAGGATAATGTTTTGTTTCATTGGGGAGATATTAGAGAACCAATGCTACATCAAGCATTATATATGATTCAAAATGGAAGTTATGATCAATCAGCAAGTACAGCAAGAATGCGTTTTGATGAAGTAAGTGAAATGAAGAATAAATCTTTTAAACTAAAAGAAGATAGAGAAATTGTTTTCGATCAAATTCTAGAAATTAAATAA